Sequence from the Dehalococcoidia bacterium genome:
TCGGGAGGCACAGCGATGGGTCACAGTGACAACTTCGAGATCTTCATGGATGCATTGATCAATATGCCCTTCCATAAGACCCTGACGTTGACGCCAGAGTCATTCGATCTGGACAATGGCTGCATCAGATTCTCCATGCGGGATGAGTTGGTGGGCAATCCTGCCTTTCGTGTCTTGCATGGAGGAGTTACTTCGGCAATCCTCGACTTGGAGGGGGCTCTTGTCCTGGGGCTCCATCACGCCAGACAGGTCAAGGATCAACCTCCGAAGAGCCTGCGCGAGCTTTATAAGGGAGGCACCCTGGATTTGCGGATTGACTTTATCCAGCCGGGGAAAGGTCGCCACTTTGTTGCTTCCGGTAAGATCGTTCATATCGGCAAGAAAGTTGCTATTACGCACAGTGAGCTGCACAACGACCAGCAACAACTTATCGCCATGGCCACAGGCTCCTATGTTGTCGGTTGACGTTGTGCCAACTGCAAATTTGCTCTATTCTCGAAATCACGCCGACCTTCACCTGTACCACATCTCAACAGTGGCATTAATTGGCTGACATCCCCGATTGCCTTGCTCCCTCGCTCTAGGCTATCATAGAGCAAAACGGAGGCTGGTACGATGCATCTTTCCAATATTCGGTCCATGTATGCGGCGGTCGAAGTCGAACACGGTTTCGACGTCATTATCATCGTCTCTTCGAGCCACGATCAGGCAGATTTCTGGCAGAAGCGGCTTCAGTCTTCCCGTGGCACGGTAACTCCCCGCAAAACACAGGTGATCTCCGTGGAAGAGGACTGGCCGGGCGGAGCCGGACAATTACTGGGAACCCTTTACGCCTTCCAAAAGGCAAGCTCCATCCTCAACCTGCACCAGATTCTCGCCGGAGGCGGAACCATCGCCATGTACCACACGGCAGGCAAGGGAACGCGGATGGCCCCGATAACGGCTGCTGAGGCCAACAACAAATCGGCCATCAAGCTGCCCCGGCTGATCGAGATCGACGGCATCAGAACGCCTCTTACTGTACTGGAAGCGGTCATCTTTCAGACTGGAATCTTTGCCGACTCCCGTCCCGGGAGGCTCGGCGTTTTCTGGGGAGATCAGGTCTTCATCCCCTCCCGATCCGCCAATTTTGAAGGCAACCACCATGCCGAGATACTGGATATCCGCGATCAGATACCGGCAGATGAGGAGAGCTGGAAGAGCAGCTGGCAAAGCTATGGACTTATCATCCCCGATGCTCACGGTGACGCGCTGCAAAGGGAAAAACAATGCTGGGACGATCTCAGAAAACTCACCGCCGTCGGGCTCATCAAACCGGATGCTTCCGGCCGGGTCATCCTGGGAAAAAGTCTGGGATGTTTCTCGGTTTCCCACAACTTGCTCTCCGCTCTGCTGGAAGAGTTCGCCGCCGAGCTTACCGAGAAACGGGTAAAAATGGACACCGATCCCCACCTCTGGATGCCGCTGACCTCCACCAGAGAACAATTCACTTCAGCCGGGGGCAGCCCGGCGCTCTGGGATAGACTGGATCAATTCAAACAGCGATTCATGACCAAGGATCAACAAAGGCTGAGGCTCTTCGGCGATAAAGACGTGGGGAATCAAACTCTCTGGTGGGACTATGGCCAGCTCCGGCTTTATCATCAGAATTTCCTCAAAGCGCTGGAGGACTCCTTTGAAGGCGCCTGCCTGCGGCAATTCTACAACTTAGAAAGCCATCACATCCAAAGTTGCAGCAAAGACGGTCTCACCGTGGAAAACTCGATCATCGTGAATTCGCATATCAAAGGAAAAGTCAAAGACAGCGTTCTCCTCGGAGTGGAAGCCGACCACCTCGATTCGACGGCCTCTGCCATTATGTCAAGCCATCTGGGACGCGCACGGATAGACGGGGCGCTCATCTACGGCTGCATCGATCTGAATGAGATGGCGCTCAACACGGGAGAAGTGGCCGCCGATGTGTTCATGCCGTCTCTAGGTCAGATGAGAATGAGAACCGAAATCCGGCGCGATGGCAAGGAAGACTGGGATCGCCTGATCTGTGGGAATCCTTACACCTTCGAGTCTCTGAGCCGATTGGTGGGAAGTCAGTCTGAGTCAGGCATTGTGGCTGAGAGGAGTAAGCGGATGGGCCATTACAAGAATCGAGAGAAGATTAAATCACTGGCACGTAGCTTCATCAAGCCGGCCACCGATAATCTGGTGGAGATCGTGTGGGGAGGAGACCATATCGAAAAGATGAAGGGGTTGCCGCCTTCCGGAAAGAAGATCGCCGAATCGTGGGAGTGTTCCTCCCACCCCCAACATCCCTCGACCATCCATCTGCAAGATGGCTCGGCAATTCCCTTGAGCGACCTGTTGGCGCTGATGAGCGAGGACATCCTGGGCCATCAGATGGCCGAAGAGTTCATCGGAAGGCTGCCGATCCTTTTCAAGTTCCTCGATGCCCGCGAAGACCTCTCCGTCCAAGTGCACCCCTCCGATGAGAAGGCCCGGGAACTCGGCGAAAGCGACACGGGCAAGACCGAGGCATGGGTGGTGCTGAAAGCCGAAAAAGGCGCCGTGCTCTATCTGGGTTTCAAGGAAGATGTGAATGAATCTGAATTCGAGAAGGACCTCTCCTCGCCTAGGGTCAATATCGCGCAGAAGTATCTGACCCCGATTGAGGCGCGCGTCGGCGATGTGCTGATCAATCCCACCGGGACCGTTCACGCCATCGGCAAAGGGGTGGTTCTGGCCGAAATCCAGCAGTCCTCCGGGATCACCTACCGGGTGTGGGATTGGAACCGGGTTCCCCAACGACCGCTGCACATCGCCAAAGCCATGGCGTCGCTCAACTTCAAGAAGACCGGCAAGGCAGATTTCGAGCTGACTCCTATCAGGATCAGCGATAAAGAGGAACGCCTGATCGACAGCTTCTACTTCTCCCTTGACCGCCTGAGGCTGGCTTACGGCGATGCACTCGATGCCGACACCAAGGGCGGTTTTCAAATACTGACCTGCCTTGAAGGCAAATGCGATCTGATCGGAGAAGGCTCAAAAGCAGCCATCGGGCAATGGGAATCGGCGCTGGTTCCGGCTTCAATCGGGCAATACAAAATCGCGGCCAAAGCGGACTCCGTTCTGCTGCGGTCTTTTGTGCTTGCTCCCCAGCAGATCGATCCGGTCATCTTCCAGACTTATGACGTGCGCGCCATCGCCGATAAATATCTCTCGGACCGAGTCTGTTACTATCTGGGAAAGGGATTCGGGACTTTTCTGCGCAGAGAACAAGGAGGGCAACCACAAGGGATTGCCCCTACAGTGACGGTCGGTGGAGGCGTTCGGCTTTCCACAGAAAGAATCCGCCAACAGTTGATCAAAGGCATCTGCTCCACAGGCGTGAACGTCCTCGACGTCGGCGTCACAACAACTCCCGAACTCTATTTCTCCATCCCCTATCTGAATGCCGATGGGGGCATAAATATCACCGCCAGCCACAATGAGGCGGAATACAACGGACTCAAACAGGTGATTCGGAGCGCCGATGGGTTTATCACCAGCATCAACGCCGACCAGATGCTCGAAATCAAGAGAACGGTGCTGGAGGGCGATTTTCTGGAGGGCGAGGGGAAATACACCAAGATCGAAGAGGGCGAGGTGGTTCGATACCACAACGAACTGGTAAAGGCCAATTGCCGTCTGGGAAGGGCGATCTGGATCGAACTGTTGCAAAGGTGGCAGGATAAAGGACTCAAAGCGCTCCTGGATGTCACCTCCAAGTTGGACTTCCCCGAGAAGCCCGATAAGCAAAAATGGGCTCAAATCCGCCAGACCCTGGATTTGCCTGCCGATATTGAACAACCGGCTACCGCCATCAAACATCCCTTTGAGGGTCTGATTGCGGTTATCGACTTTGGCAACGGCTCGGCATGGAGGACCGCAGAGGTCTACTCCGATCTTGGAGCCGAGGTGGTGGCGCTGAACGACTTCCCGGACGGCTCCTTCCCCGCCCACATGCCCGACCCCATCAAGGCCAAGTATCGCAAACAGCTTGAGGCGGCAGTAATGAAGGAAGCGGCCAGATCGAAGAAGGAAGTGATCGGGATCGGCAACGATGAAGACGCCGACCGGGTGATCTACGTCCGCAGCGATGGACGAGTGGTGGAGGGAGATCGAACTCTGGCCATCCAGGCCAAGCCGATCATCGAAGAGCATGTCAGACTGGGCAAACCGGGAAAACCCCGATTCCTGGGCGAGGTGAAATTCTCCCGCGTCGCTGAAGAATACATCACGTCGCTGGGCGGAGAATATATCCTCAGCCCCACCGGATTTGCCTTCATCAAGGACGGCACCAAAGCTCTGGCGCGCGCCCTCCGGGCAGGCGAGCCGGAGATCGAATTGTTCGGGCGCAAGATCAACCTCCGGGAGAATAAGGAGCCCATCGCGCTGGCGGCGGAGCTTTCCGGACACCAGATGGCCGGGCACGAGGAGAACTGGATTTTCGATGACGCGCTGCTGGCCTCCATCAAAGTACTCTCCGCCATCGCCGACGGACTGAAGGAAGGCAAGACGTTTATCGATCTCGATGAGGCCGTGCCGCGATATCCGGCCACCCCGGAACTGAATATCCGCCTCGGCACCAACATCCTGGCCGAAAAGCAGGAGGTGGTCGATGCCGTCCTCAAAATTTTCCGCCGCAAGGGCTACCCCATCGATACCACCGACGGCGGCCTGATTAAATGGCTGGACAAAGGCGGGAAGTGGCTGGGGCAGGCGCTGGTACGCAAATCAAACACCCAGCCGATGATCATCTGCCGGGTGGAAGGCAAGGACGAAAAATCCCAGCAGGTCATCGAGGACGAGTTCTTCAAGGAACTCTCCAAGGTCTCCACAAAAACAGTTCCAAAGCTCAATTTAGCTTCCGATGATTACATCAAAGGGATTCTGCCGAGGGTAATAGGATAGAGGAACGAATCAAATGCTGCAGTTGAAATGCACCCGAAAACTTCTCGATTTCTCCAGAGCAAAAGATGCCCTCCCGCCGGAAAAGGCCGCGGATACGTTGCTGGGGGACTGGCATGCAACAGTCGTTGATTTCCTGCGGCCGCGACTTCTCCTCTTCATCAACGACAAATCGCTCTATTGCATCATTGATGTTAGCAGACCTCGGGAGAAAGGCGCCGATTTGCCCGTGATCTTTCGGAAGAACCTTTACCGGGCATTACAGGAAAACCGTGTTTCCGAAAGCCGGATGCAACAGGTGTTTCAAGACTACGGTGAGACGGTAATAACCCGGACAGATAGCCGAAGCGTTCTGGGAACTCTAAATGATATCAACAACCATATCTATGCACATGTTGAAGATCTGGCCCGGAAACACGCCAAGATCGATCTGCGTGAACTTGAACAGCGTCTGAACATGGTTCCCCACAGCAGCGTCGGCTACAAGGGATACAAGTATCCGAGAGAGGCTTTCACCCAGATGTTGGACCTCAGCTAACCATCCATTCTCGAGTGACTTCTCTGAAGCGAGATAGGTGGAGTGGCATGGAATGAAAACCACCATCTGGAGACACGACGCTTTGAGATTGCCTCGTCGCTTTTCGTCAGATTAAGGACTCC
This genomic interval carries:
- a CDS encoding thioesterase family protein encodes the protein MGHSDNFEIFMDALINMPFHKTLTLTPESFDLDNGCIRFSMRDELVGNPAFRVLHGGVTSAILDLEGALVLGLHHARQVKDQPPKSLRELYKGGTLDLRIDFIQPGKGRHFVASGKIVHIGKKVAITHSELHNDQQQLIAMATGSYVVG